The Anaerolineales bacterium genome window below encodes:
- a CDS encoding PLP-dependent aminotransferase family protein — protein sequence METLWDSRFAQRTQAMTSSVIREILKITARPDVISFAGGLPAPEIFPVKEFAAACDVVLSEKPSEVLQYGITEGYLPLREFLARRTEREGVTTAVENVMITTGSQQALDLIGKILINPGDKILVESPTYLGALQAWGAYGAEYIAVPADENGIRTDGLEAALRAGPKLIYVLPNFQNPTGVTLSLDRRQRLVELADKYGVPIVEDDPYGSLRFEGQHLPSVVALDAQMRGQSQGCYTGNVIYLSTFSKILAPGLRLAWVIGPPQVIFRMAQAKQGSDLHTPTFTQMVAYQVAYDGFLDRHLDVIRSVYHRRRDIMLDGMQNTFPAGVKWTRPQGGLFLWVTLPEGMDSTEILSAAVENKVAFVPGSPFFPAGGGGNTLRMNYSNATDGGIREGMSRLGNTLKQYME from the coding sequence ATGGAAACACTTTGGGACAGCCGTTTTGCGCAGCGCACGCAGGCGATGACCAGTTCGGTCATCCGTGAAATCCTGAAGATCACCGCCCGGCCGGACGTGATCTCCTTCGCCGGAGGCCTGCCGGCGCCGGAAATTTTTCCGGTCAAGGAGTTCGCCGCGGCCTGCGACGTGGTCCTCAGCGAGAAACCCTCCGAGGTCCTGCAATACGGGATCACCGAGGGGTACCTTCCGTTGCGCGAGTTTCTCGCCCGGCGGACTGAGCGTGAGGGGGTGACAACCGCCGTGGAAAACGTAATGATCACCACCGGCTCACAGCAGGCGTTGGATCTGATCGGCAAAATCCTGATCAACCCCGGCGACAAGATCCTGGTCGAATCGCCGACGTATCTCGGCGCCTTGCAGGCTTGGGGCGCTTACGGAGCGGAGTACATCGCCGTCCCGGCCGACGAGAACGGGATCCGCACCGACGGCCTGGAGGCGGCTTTGCGCGCCGGTCCGAAACTGATTTACGTTCTGCCGAACTTCCAAAATCCGACCGGCGTCACCCTCTCCCTGGACCGCCGCCAACGACTCGTCGAACTGGCCGACAAGTATGGTGTTCCGATCGTCGAGGATGACCCGTACGGTTCGCTGCGCTTCGAGGGCCAGCACCTCCCTTCGGTGGTCGCTTTGGACGCGCAGATGCGGGGGCAATCCCAAGGGTGCTACACCGGCAACGTCATCTACCTGAGCACCTTCTCGAAGATCCTCGCCCCGGGGCTGCGTCTGGCTTGGGTGATCGGGCCGCCGCAAGTCATCTTCCGGATGGCGCAGGCGAAGCAGGGCTCCGACCTGCACACCCCGACCTTCACCCAAATGGTTGCGTATCAAGTCGCTTACGACGGCTTCCTCGACCGCCACCTCGACGTCATCCGCAGTGTGTATCACCGCCGGCGCGACATCATGCTGGACGGAATGCAGAACACCTTTCCCGCTGGCGTGAAATGGACCCGGCCGCAAGGCGGTTTGTTCCTGTGGGTGACCCTCCCCGAAGGGATGGATTCGACCGAAATCCTGTCCGCGGCGGTGGAAAATAAAGTGGCCTTTGTTCCCGGAAGCCCGTTCTTCCCGGCCGGCGGCGGCGGGAACACCCTGAGGATGAATTATTCCAACGCCACCGACGGCGGAATTCGCGAAGGAATGTCCCGGCTGGGCAATACCTTGAAGCAGTATATGGAATAA
- the ftsZ gene encoding cell division protein FtsZ, with protein MIFPNDFETPEAENESHPKTVIKVVGLGGGGSNAVNRMIELGVCGVEFIACNTDHQALNHSQAPRQVALGPRTTRGLGAGGDPAVGRAAAEESSRELAEALQRADMVFLTAGMGGGTGTGAIPVAAEIARAQGAIVVAIVTLPFSFEGKRRMQAAQEGIEAMRPFCNTLITIPNDRLLEVAPKQTTFDVALRLADDVLRQGVQAIAELITRPGLVNVDFSHVRSLMQLAGGACLAVGHGTGPDKAILAVRSALHNPMLEIGSLETAAGLLVHFTGGEDLELAELHRAMQEAAADAANAEVFFGAAIDPAMKGRVQVIIVATGVGGQPLGSVIAGASHILLKHSKPEGSPASAAAPVSRLAAEQPAAAVRRPVAQLLQPAPARTPNRSRPIVGTAAPGPAEDPGPAARPGSFPVETGTIVTEEMTPTAICSGEDLEIPAFLRRRMRPPESPTAGRSFHAAS; from the coding sequence ATGATTTTTCCCAACGATTTCGAGACCCCGGAAGCGGAAAACGAATCTCATCCCAAGACGGTGATTAAAGTCGTCGGCCTCGGCGGCGGCGGCTCGAACGCCGTAAACCGGATGATCGAACTCGGCGTCTGCGGGGTGGAGTTTATCGCCTGCAATACCGACCACCAGGCGCTGAACCACTCTCAGGCGCCGCGCCAGGTGGCTCTCGGGCCGCGTACGACGCGCGGGCTGGGCGCCGGCGGGGATCCCGCCGTCGGCCGGGCTGCCGCCGAAGAAAGCTCCCGCGAACTGGCGGAGGCGCTCCAGCGCGCCGACATGGTGTTTCTGACCGCGGGGATGGGCGGCGGCACCGGGACGGGCGCCATCCCCGTGGCGGCCGAGATCGCCCGCGCCCAAGGCGCGATCGTCGTCGCGATCGTGACCCTGCCCTTCTCGTTCGAGGGCAAGCGGCGGATGCAGGCGGCGCAGGAAGGGATCGAAGCCATGCGCCCCTTCTGCAACACGCTGATCACGATTCCCAACGACCGTCTGCTTGAGGTGGCGCCCAAACAAACCACCTTCGACGTGGCGCTGCGGCTGGCGGACGATGTCCTGCGCCAGGGCGTGCAGGCGATCGCCGAGCTGATCACCCGACCGGGATTGGTGAACGTGGATTTCTCGCACGTGCGCTCGCTGATGCAGCTCGCGGGGGGCGCATGCCTGGCCGTGGGGCACGGCACCGGGCCCGACAAGGCGATCCTCGCCGTTCGGTCCGCGCTTCACAATCCGATGCTCGAGATCGGGTCGCTGGAAACGGCCGCCGGCCTGCTGGTGCACTTCACCGGCGGAGAGGATTTGGAATTGGCCGAGTTGCACCGGGCGATGCAGGAAGCGGCGGCCGACGCCGCCAATGCCGAGGTCTTCTTCGGCGCGGCGATCGATCCGGCGATGAAGGGCCGGGTGCAGGTGATCATCGTCGCCACCGGCGTCGGCGGACAGCCTCTGGGAAGCGTGATCGCCGGCGCCTCGCACATCCTGCTCAAGCATTCGAAGCCGGAAGGTTCGCCGGCTTCCGCCGCCGCGCCCGTCTCCCGGCTGGCGGCGGAACAACCCGCGGCGGCCGTCCGCCGCCCGGTGGCGCAGTTGCTTCAGCCGGCGCCGGCGCGTACGCCCAACCGGTCGCGGCCGATCGTCGGCACGGCCGCCCCCGGCCCCGCGGAGGATCCGGGTCCGGCCGCCCGCCCGGGAAGCTTCCCCGTGGAAACCGGCACGATCGTCACAGAGGAAATGACTCCCACGGCGATCTGTTCCGGCGAAGATTTGGAAATCCCCGCGTTTCTGCGGCGCCGGATGCGCCCGCCGGAATCGCCGACTGCCGGGCGTTCCTTTCATGCTGCTTCTTGA